The Carbonactinospora thermoautotrophica genome window below encodes:
- a CDS encoding tyrosine-type recombinase/integrase yields the protein MAAPRKLERITVAQAADRYQEWLRLRVAMGALAASTQEAYARDVAEFVRLIGPQVVLDDVEAEDIELALVRIANAPDRRYTRRRKLDPRGEPAVGRGLHARARWLASVRGLFRWAADNGYVQVDPTPRVSRVRVPQRAKGARLGLSVEEALALRETPAALPSTKSNTVRADQRLALRDEVILRLLTETGPRVSEICAANRDDVRVHEETGQYVLRIRAGKGGKSRDVPLSPTLVELIRRYEQQERPRPPRELDEDARADAERALVVTIRGRRMTPRDIQRMVHRHVRFMPAHLRQQVTPHGLRHTAATVLLRYAHTDVATVADILGHADIATTSIYLDPSAVAAAQALQRSPLAQPEPVRAAESAG from the coding sequence ATGGCCGCTCCCCGGAAACTCGAGCGGATCACGGTCGCGCAGGCCGCGGACCGGTATCAGGAGTGGCTGCGCCTGCGGGTCGCGATGGGGGCGCTGGCGGCGTCGACGCAGGAGGCGTACGCGCGGGACGTGGCGGAGTTCGTCCGGCTGATCGGCCCGCAGGTGGTGCTCGACGACGTCGAGGCCGAGGACATCGAGCTGGCGCTGGTACGGATCGCCAACGCGCCGGACCGGCGGTACACCCGGCGGCGCAAGCTGGACCCGCGGGGCGAGCCGGCGGTGGGACGCGGGCTACACGCGCGGGCACGCTGGCTGGCGTCGGTGCGGGGGCTGTTCCGGTGGGCCGCCGACAACGGGTACGTCCAAGTGGATCCGACGCCGAGGGTGAGCCGGGTGCGGGTGCCGCAGCGGGCCAAGGGCGCCCGGCTGGGACTGTCGGTGGAGGAAGCATTGGCGCTGCGGGAGACGCCCGCGGCGCTGCCGAGTACCAAATCCAACACGGTGCGGGCCGACCAGCGGCTGGCGTTGCGGGACGAGGTGATCCTGCGGCTGCTCACCGAGACCGGGCCGCGAGTGTCGGAGATCTGCGCGGCGAACCGGGACGACGTGCGGGTGCACGAGGAGACCGGGCAGTACGTGCTGCGGATCCGGGCCGGCAAGGGCGGCAAGTCCCGGGACGTGCCGCTCTCCCCCACCCTGGTGGAGCTCATCCGCCGGTACGAGCAGCAGGAGCGGCCCCGCCCGCCACGGGAGCTGGACGAGGACGCCCGGGCGGACGCGGAGCGGGCGCTGGTGGTGACGATCCGGGGACGGCGGATGACCCCGCGGGACATCCAGCGGATGGTGCACCGGCACGTGCGGTTCATGCCGGCGCACCTGAGGCAGCAGGTGACGCCGCACGGGCTGCGGCACACCGCGGCCACGGTGCTGCTGCGGTACGCGCACACCGACGTGGCCACGGTGGCGGACATCCTGGGACACGCGGACATCGCGACCACGTCGATCTACCTGGACCCCTCGGCGGTGGCGGCGGCGCAGGCGCTGCAGCGCTCGCCGCTGGCGCAGCCGGAGCCGGTGCGGGCGGCGGAGTCGGCCGGGTGA